CATTGTCGCGGGCCGGCCGTATCCGGATATGGATGCCCTGGACAAGACGCTCGCGTCGGGACTGAGCGCCGAACAGCGCAAGGCCCTCTACGCGCGGCTGTTCCTTCCCATCAATCTCAACACGGCCAGCGTCGCCTCCATCCGCATGGTGCCGGGCGTCGGGCGGCGCATGACCTGGGAGTTTCAGGAATACAGGCCCTACCGGGGCATCGCGGAGTTCCGGCGGGAGATCGGCAAGTACGTCGACGACGCCGAGGTGGCGCGCCTGGAGCAGTACGTGTTCGTGCCCATGGACGCCAACAAGGCCGGCGATGCGGCGCTCATGACGATTCCGGGCCTCACCGACGCGCTGCTCAAGGCACTCAAGCAGGCTCG
The window above is part of the Deltaproteobacteria bacterium genome. Proteins encoded here:
- a CDS encoding helix-hairpin-helix domain-containing protein, producing MNTRNIRLATLLVMAIALSLATAPDTRAQVGKNTGVLNPNTATAAALAGLPGVNPDLAGRIVAGRPYPDMDALDKTLASGLSAEQRKALYARLFLPINLNTASVASIRMVPGVGRRMTWEFQEYRPYRGIAEFRREIGKYVDDAEVARLEQYVFVPMDANKAGDAALMTIPGLTDALLKALKQARPFADIDDFRAKIGKHASEPEASRLARYVTVN